The proteins below come from a single Isoptericola dokdonensis DS-3 genomic window:
- the trxB gene encoding thioredoxin-disulfide reductase — translation MTDQSTSSPTHDIVIVGSGPAGYTAAIYAARAGLAPVVVAGSVTAGGALMNTTEVENFPGFPTGVQGPDLMEQLREQAEKFGAKVLWDDAETLELTGQVKTVTTGGGETFRARAVVLATGSAYRELGLDDEKRLSGRGVSWCATCDGFFFRDQHVVVVGGGDSAMEEATFLTRFASKVTVVHRRDALRASKIMADRATADPKIDFAWNSAVVAIHGQDKVTGVRLHDTVTGVETDLDATGLFVAIGHDPRSELLAGQIDLDDDGYVLVEGRTTRTNQPGVFACGDLVDHTYRQAITAAGSGCAAALDAQAYLADLAGQDQPDPEELPAALDAVAG, via the coding sequence GTGACCGACCAGTCGACCTCGTCCCCGACGCACGACATCGTCATCGTGGGTTCCGGCCCTGCCGGGTACACCGCGGCGATCTACGCGGCCCGTGCCGGGCTCGCCCCGGTCGTGGTCGCGGGTTCGGTGACCGCCGGTGGCGCCCTGATGAACACCACCGAGGTGGAGAACTTCCCCGGGTTCCCCACCGGGGTGCAGGGCCCCGACCTCATGGAACAGCTGCGCGAGCAGGCCGAGAAGTTCGGCGCGAAGGTCCTGTGGGACGACGCCGAGACCCTGGAGCTGACCGGCCAGGTCAAGACGGTCACCACCGGCGGCGGGGAGACGTTCCGTGCCCGCGCCGTCGTCCTGGCCACCGGGTCCGCCTACCGCGAGCTCGGCCTGGACGACGAGAAGCGCCTGTCCGGGCGCGGGGTGTCCTGGTGCGCGACCTGCGACGGATTCTTCTTCCGCGACCAGCACGTCGTGGTCGTCGGCGGCGGCGACTCCGCCATGGAGGAAGCGACCTTCCTGACCCGGTTCGCCTCGAAGGTCACCGTGGTGCACCGCCGCGACGCGCTGCGCGCCTCCAAGATCATGGCCGACCGCGCCACCGCCGACCCCAAGATCGACTTCGCGTGGAACAGCGCCGTGGTGGCCATCCACGGCCAGGACAAGGTCACCGGCGTGCGCCTGCACGACACCGTCACCGGCGTCGAGACCGACCTGGACGCCACCGGCCTGTTCGTCGCCATCGGCCACGACCCCCGCAGCGAGCTCCTCGCCGGGCAGATCGACCTCGACGACGACGGCTACGTCCTGGTCGAAGGACGCACCACCCGCACCAACCAGCCCGGCGTGTTCGCCTGCGGCGACCTCGTCGACCACACCTACCGCCAGGCCATCACCGCCGCCGGGTCCGGCTGCGCCGCCGCCCTCGACGCCCAGGCCTA
- a CDS encoding NUDIX hydrolase, with product MSSAVPAPGGPEGRPSVPVPVPPGGHPLRVDPARLATGTVGPATGTPAGQLPVVDETSAGGLVVARHAAGPRAAVILRRNRAGRLEMCLPKGHLEGRETPAEAAVREIREETGIIGSVRSTLGVIDYWFSGDDRRVHKVVHHFLLRAEGGLITADGDPDGEAEDARWVPLADLPDLLAYPNEQRLAATALQVLDRAPELVE from the coding sequence ATGTCATCCGCGGTACCGGCACCAGGGGGCCCCGAGGGGCGTCCTTCCGTGCCGGTTCCCGTCCCGCCCGGCGGGCACCCCCTGCGGGTCGACCCGGCGCGCCTGGCCACCGGCACCGTCGGGCCTGCGACGGGCACCCCCGCCGGGCAGCTGCCCGTCGTCGACGAGACGTCCGCCGGGGGTCTCGTCGTCGCCCGGCACGCCGCCGGCCCCCGCGCCGCGGTCATCCTGCGGCGCAACCGGGCGGGGCGCCTCGAGATGTGCCTGCCCAAGGGACACCTGGAGGGCCGGGAGACCCCGGCGGAGGCGGCCGTCCGCGAGATCCGTGAGGAGACCGGCATCATCGGGTCCGTGCGCAGCACCCTGGGCGTCATCGACTACTGGTTCAGCGGCGACGACCGCCGCGTCCACAAGGTCGTCCACCACTTCCTGCTGCGCGCCGAAGGGGGCCTCATCACCGCCGACGGCGACCCCGACGGCGAGGCGGAGGACGCGCGGTGGGTGCCGCTCGCCGACCTGCCCGACCTCCTGGCCTACCCCAACGAGCAGCGGCTCGCCGCGACGGCGCTCCAGGTGCTGGACCGCGCGCCGGAGCTCGTCGAGTGA
- a CDS encoding DUF6049 family protein, giving the protein MNPSLPAGHLPRVLAVVPALLLLLALLVGVPVGPASADADDVTVELVAVAPTVVGPDATQRVTARVTNPGTDPVTGLRAELGVGWRVVSTRADVAAWADGGRGVATGQLDLPLDDLDPGESTEVTFELDVATLQLGADAEWGPREMSVRVTDGSGTVAVLHSFLLYDPDGGTPRAGRTAPDAIGLAVVAPLTGPALDPAAPAEYVDAVADATGAGGTYARLLDAATTGSAALSLAVDPAVVAAAATSTDDTANGWAGRLQRAGGADVAVLPPYDTDLAALAHADVTATDVAATTSLDLVADDWAAPGRWTTSVAWPVGAPDRPTLATAAAAGAQHVVVESGARPTAEGAASAVGTAPAGGRDVPVVVADETLGALVAGTGTGASTTELVQHLLADTAVLAGEQRSPAGDRDVVAAMPRGWAPDVPTFDTVLTTLAAQDWVDVSPFTQVLDAVPGTEYRVERSTVSEAELDPASVADLVTTRTGLASFATVAADPAALTGTADRDLTAPMSIAYRTDPDARATAVGLATAQADQLQDGIDVADRADVTLISDAGNLPVRIRNELPVDATVSVRLTPDDPRLVVETNPTIVVPAGTSRDAEIRVRAIGSGDVTLDVEVLAPSGVAVTDPTELTVKVRAGWETVGTAVLAGGVGLLFVAGIWRTVRRGRSDRRTTGEQVTEAAVPTGPQHTLPTDDDLPEDRAP; this is encoded by the coding sequence GTGAACCCTTCCCTCCCCGCCGGGCACCTGCCCCGCGTCCTGGCCGTCGTGCCCGCGCTCCTGCTGCTGCTGGCCCTGCTCGTCGGGGTGCCGGTCGGGCCCGCGTCCGCGGACGCCGACGACGTCACGGTCGAGCTCGTCGCCGTCGCGCCCACCGTCGTCGGCCCCGACGCAACGCAGCGCGTGACCGCCCGGGTCACCAACCCCGGCACCGACCCGGTGACGGGCCTGCGCGCCGAGCTCGGCGTCGGCTGGCGGGTCGTGTCGACCCGGGCCGACGTCGCCGCGTGGGCGGACGGCGGCCGGGGCGTCGCGACCGGCCAGCTCGACCTCCCCCTCGACGACCTCGACCCGGGTGAGTCCACCGAGGTCACGTTCGAGCTCGACGTCGCCACCCTCCAGCTCGGCGCCGACGCCGAGTGGGGCCCCCGCGAGATGTCCGTCCGCGTCACCGACGGCAGCGGCACGGTCGCCGTCCTGCACTCGTTCCTGCTGTACGACCCTGACGGCGGCACGCCGCGCGCCGGACGCACGGCACCCGACGCGATCGGGCTCGCCGTCGTGGCACCCCTCACGGGGCCCGCGCTCGACCCGGCCGCGCCCGCCGAGTACGTCGACGCGGTCGCCGACGCCACCGGTGCCGGCGGCACCTACGCCCGCCTCCTCGACGCCGCCACCACCGGCAGCGCCGCGCTGTCGCTGGCCGTCGACCCCGCCGTCGTCGCCGCGGCCGCCACCAGCACCGACGACACCGCCAACGGGTGGGCCGGTCGCCTCCAGCGTGCCGGCGGCGCCGACGTCGCCGTGCTGCCGCCGTACGACACCGACCTCGCAGCCCTCGCCCACGCCGACGTCACCGCCACGGACGTCGCCGCGACGACCTCCCTGGACCTCGTCGCCGACGACTGGGCGGCGCCAGGCCGCTGGACCACCTCGGTCGCCTGGCCGGTCGGCGCGCCCGACCGGCCCACCCTGGCGACCGCCGCCGCGGCCGGTGCGCAGCACGTCGTCGTCGAGTCCGGGGCCCGCCCCACCGCCGAGGGGGCGGCGTCCGCCGTCGGCACCGCGCCCGCCGGTGGTCGCGACGTCCCCGTCGTCGTCGCCGACGAGACCCTCGGAGCGCTGGTCGCCGGGACCGGCACGGGCGCCTCCACCACAGAGCTTGTCCAGCACCTCCTGGCGGACACCGCCGTGCTCGCCGGAGAGCAGCGGTCGCCGGCGGGCGACCGCGACGTCGTCGCCGCCATGCCCCGCGGGTGGGCGCCGGACGTGCCGACGTTCGACACCGTGCTCACCACGCTCGCCGCGCAGGACTGGGTGGACGTCTCCCCCTTCACGCAGGTGCTCGACGCGGTCCCCGGCACCGAGTACCGGGTCGAGCGCTCCACCGTGAGCGAGGCGGAGCTCGACCCCGCGTCGGTGGCGGACCTCGTCACCACCCGCACCGGCCTCGCGTCGTTCGCCACCGTCGCCGCCGACCCGGCCGCGCTCACCGGCACCGCGGACCGGGACCTCACCGCCCCGATGTCGATCGCCTACCGGACCGACCCCGACGCGCGGGCCACCGCCGTCGGGCTCGCGACCGCCCAGGCCGACCAGCTCCAGGACGGGATCGACGTCGCCGACCGCGCCGACGTCACCCTCATCAGCGACGCCGGCAACCTGCCCGTGCGCATCCGGAACGAGCTGCCCGTCGACGCCACCGTGTCGGTCCGCCTCACCCCCGACGACCCCCGGCTGGTCGTCGAGACCAACCCGACGATCGTCGTGCCCGCCGGGACGTCCCGCGACGCCGAGATCCGCGTCCGCGCCATCGGGTCCGGCGACGTCACGCTCGACGTCGAGGTCCTCGCCCCGAGCGGCGTCGCCGTCACCGACCCCACCGAGCTCACCGTCAAGGTCCGCGCCGGGTGGGAGACGGTGGGGACCGCGGTCCTCGCGGGCGGCGTCGGGCTGCTGTTCGTCGCCGGCATCTGGCGGACCGTCCGTCGCGGCCGGTCCGACCGGCGCACCACCGGGGAGCAGGTCACCGAGGCCGCCGTCCCCACCGGCCCGCAGCACACCCTCCCCACCGACGACGACCTCCCGGAGGACCGCGCACCATGA
- the murJ gene encoding murein biosynthesis integral membrane protein MurJ, whose protein sequence is MTAEPPVPNAAGPSPDDPGAPAAASTPGVRRSSLGRSSLAMSLGTTASRASGLVRTMLLVACVGATGTAANAFDIANKLPNMLFALISAGVLQSVLVPQILKSMQAHNARERLDKLLTLSGLGLLSGTIVLVAAAPVVVHLFTLSGEWTPEARELATVFAYWCLPQVFFYGLYTLLGQVLGAHGRFAAYGWAPVANNVVSFVGFGAFLVLFGSAPDAGIDEIAGWTTTQTVLLAGTATLGIAAQALLLVVPLRRAGFRWGFRLGLRGIGLRSAGKVVGWTIGAVVLEQLGVLYLTNVLGAAGQTVTAAGDAVAGNAAYTNAMTIYLLPHSLVVVSIVTVLFPRMSAAVTAGDLPAVRRDMSLGLRSAGIFSVFSAAALVTLAHPLVKTLVPTASDVAVDAIAPILQAMAVGCIALGATVLVRRMYFAFEDGRSVFVIQIFATVSMVVALWIAVELLPVEYWAVAAGGAFALATWISLLLRVRGMSRKLQGMDAARVLGLYGKAALSALVAAGLGWLVVDLLGGSAGSSWPWALLVTATAGLLMTAVYVALLKLLRARELDDALAPILRRVRRNAA, encoded by the coding sequence ATGACCGCCGAGCCGCCCGTGCCGAACGCCGCCGGGCCGTCGCCCGACGACCCCGGGGCGCCCGCCGCCGCGAGCACCCCCGGGGTGCGGCGCAGCAGCCTGGGCCGCAGCTCCCTGGCGATGTCCCTGGGCACCACCGCGTCCCGCGCGTCCGGCCTCGTGCGCACCATGCTGCTCGTCGCGTGCGTGGGCGCCACCGGGACCGCCGCGAACGCGTTCGACATCGCGAACAAGCTGCCCAACATGCTGTTCGCCCTCATCTCGGCGGGCGTGCTCCAGTCCGTCCTCGTGCCGCAGATCCTCAAGTCCATGCAGGCGCACAACGCCCGTGAGCGACTCGACAAGCTGCTCACCCTGTCCGGGCTGGGCCTGCTGTCCGGCACGATCGTGCTGGTCGCGGCGGCGCCGGTCGTCGTGCACCTGTTCACCCTCAGCGGTGAGTGGACGCCCGAGGCACGCGAGCTCGCCACCGTCTTCGCCTACTGGTGCCTGCCGCAGGTCTTCTTCTACGGGCTGTACACGCTGCTCGGGCAGGTGCTCGGCGCGCACGGCCGGTTCGCCGCCTACGGGTGGGCGCCGGTCGCGAACAACGTCGTCTCCTTCGTCGGCTTCGGGGCGTTCCTCGTCCTGTTCGGCAGCGCCCCCGACGCGGGCATCGACGAGATCGCCGGGTGGACGACGACGCAGACGGTGCTGCTCGCCGGGACCGCCACGCTCGGCATCGCCGCCCAGGCGCTGCTGCTCGTCGTCCCGCTGCGCCGCGCCGGGTTCCGCTGGGGCTTCCGCCTCGGCCTGCGCGGGATCGGTCTGCGCTCCGCCGGGAAGGTCGTCGGGTGGACCATCGGCGCCGTCGTGCTGGAACAGCTCGGCGTCCTGTACCTGACGAACGTGCTGGGTGCCGCCGGCCAGACCGTCACCGCGGCGGGCGACGCCGTCGCCGGCAACGCCGCCTACACCAACGCGATGACGATCTACCTGCTCCCCCACTCCCTCGTGGTGGTCTCCATCGTCACCGTCCTGTTCCCCCGGATGAGCGCCGCCGTGACCGCCGGGGACCTGCCCGCCGTGCGCCGCGACATGTCGCTCGGCCTGCGCTCCGCCGGCATCTTCTCCGTGTTCTCCGCGGCCGCCCTCGTCACGTTGGCGCACCCGCTGGTCAAGACGCTCGTCCCCACCGCGTCCGACGTCGCCGTGGACGCCATCGCGCCGATCCTGCAGGCGATGGCCGTGGGCTGCATCGCCCTCGGCGCCACCGTCCTGGTGCGCCGCATGTACTTCGCGTTCGAGGACGGCCGCAGCGTCTTCGTCATCCAGATCTTCGCCACCGTCTCGATGGTCGTCGCCCTGTGGATCGCCGTCGAGCTGCTGCCCGTCGAGTACTGGGCCGTCGCCGCCGGCGGCGCGTTCGCCCTGGCCACCTGGATCTCCCTCCTGCTGCGCGTGCGCGGCATGAGCCGCAAGCTCCAGGGCATGGACGCCGCACGCGTCCTCGGCCTCTACGGCAAGGCCGCGCTGTCCGCCCTCGTCGCCGCAGGGCTCGGCTGGCTCGTCGTCGACCTGCTCGGCGGCTCCGCCGGATCGTCCTGGCCGTGGGCGCTGCTCGTCACCGCCACCGCCGGGCTCCTCATGACCGCCGTCTACGTCGCCCTGCTCAAGCTGCTGCGCGCACGCGAGCTCGACGACGCGCTTGCGCCGATCCTGCGCAGGGTTCGTCGGAACGCCGCGTGA